AGTGACAGTACTGATCCTAAGGCCATCACGATCACCCTTCCATGGAACCGGAGTTTTCTCCCTGCCTTTGATTAAGAGTAATTCTTTAGATCGACCTTCGACTACAAGCCCATCCAAAGGATAATAAAAATCTCCTTCTATAGAATAGGAATCTTTCCACTTAGAACCACCTTTCCAAAGATAGGCGGTATTTTCCGTATTAATAAGCAAAGACTCTGGATTTTTGACAACCGAACGGATGGTATCTGTATTTCCTAAGGAATACAATTTTGCTTTTTCGGTTCCTTCATAGATTTGATTTCCTAATTGAACTAAACAAGAATCTTCCAAACATCCAATGATTTGAGCCGATTCCTTTGTATCCTTTTTCGCAACCGGATTCGATACCTTTTTGTCTTTATCGGAATTGGAACTAGAACCGAGGACAAAGACTTGGATTTGGAATTCTTTCTTTAAATCACGAAGGACAAAAAGTTTTCCTTCCGCTGTGTGAGAAAAACTTAAAAAATCATTTCCATTCCATTCTTCTTCAATTTCTAAATTGGGATTTGTGCGAACGATTTTTCGGTCATTTCCTTTTTCTTTTTCCAAAAGAAGTAAAAATCCATTTCCTACAGCCGAACCTTGTTTGACTTTCCAACCCACAAGAATTTGTTTTTTGAAACTCATCTTTCCCGATTCAGGATAGATTTTGGTTGCTGAATCATTGGAAATTCCCACAAGTTCTTTGCCGGCAACTAAGAGTTGGTAAGGAGTGGAAGTGTATTGTTTCCAAACCAGTTCCTTTGTGATTCTGTCATAACCTACAAGGGCCGTTCCATAATTGACTATGATTCGGTTTGGATACACAATCGGTGTCGAAACTGGCGTTCCCGAAAGATTGAGATCGGTCACGTGCAGTGGTTCATCATCTAATGCGTCCGAAGGAAGGAGTCTTGCGTATTTGGTTTCCCCATATTCACGTAAGATTTTTTCTTTTACTTGGTTCCGTTTGGCTTTGACTTTATCGGATGGAGACTGTTTTTGTTTAGCATCCAAAATTCGAAACTGGGCAAACAAAGCTTCGGCAGACGGTTCTTCTTTGAGAACACGATCTATGATCTTCTCTGCTTCTTCCAATTTGTTTTCTTTGAAGTAGATGTAAGCTAATTGGATCTCACCATCCATAAAATCAGGATCTGATTTACGAATGGATTCTAAAATGGTTTTTGATTCTTTAGTCAAATCTTCGTTGAAATAAGCAATGGCTAAGTTATAAGAAGAAAGGCCAAATTCAGAATCCTTCACACGCGCCTTTTCAAATTCACGTTTCGCGTTTTCCATTTGGCCCAGTTTATAAAATGCCAAACCTTTGGCCACGTTACTCGGAGCAAAATTAGGATTTACCAAAATGGAACGATCAAATTCCCCAATGGCCGCCTCGTAGTTTTTCCGTTTCATGGTTACAAGACCTAACATATAGTAGGCGTAATAGGAATCTGGTTTTTCTCTTAAGATATCGTAGAATCCGTCTTCGGCTCTTTTTAATTCCCCTTTTTTATAATAGAAAGAATAGATTCCTTCCTTAAAAGAGATGGCATTTTCTTTATTGGTGCGGACGGCATTTTCCAGAATGGAAAGTCCTTTTTCTTCTTCACCCTTTTCAATATAACATTCCGCAATTTTTACAAGAAGGGAAGCTTTGGGAACTCTGTCATAGGCCTTTTGGTAAGGAGAAACTGCTTCAATATATTTTTTACGATTGAATAGAGAGTTTCCTTCTTTGACAAAAGGAAGGATCTCCGCAAAACGAGAGTTCTCCGCCACTGTCTTTTCTGTTTCAATCAATTCAGGAATGTCTTTCGTGTATTTCTTGGACTTTTGAATGAATTCGTTCGCACGAACATAGTTTTCTTTCGAATTTTCCTCTACAGCTCGTTTGTAATACAAACTTCCCAATCGGTAATCGACAGCATCATTGTTTGGGAATTTTTTCTTCAGTCCCATATAAATGGATTCTGCTTCTTCCCATTTACTAGCATCTTCTGCGATACGACCTAAAGTGATGGCACTAAATGGATCTGTGGCCGAAAGAATTTCTAGTTTTTTGATGTATTCTTTTTCTTTTTTGGATTCACCCGTTTTGGCATACACACGAGCAAGGCCTTGTAAGGCACCTGGATTGGTGGCATCCATTCGATAGGCTTCTAAATAGGAGCCTTCCGATTTTTTGTATTCCCCGAAGGCGAAGTAAGCTCGACCAAACGCATTTTGTGCTGCTGGGTTTTCTGGGTTCACACCCATTGCTTTTCCGTATTCATCAAAAGCTTGTTTTCGTTTTCCTTGGCGTAGGTAAGCGTCACCATCGGCGATAAACTTTTGTGATTCTGCAAGTATCTTTGCCTTTCGAATCTCTTCTTTTTTTGCCTTAGGATGAGACTCGGCTTTTTTTAATACATCTAGAGCTTCGTCAAAACGCCCTGAATCAATCAGCACATAGGCTAAGTTGAGTTTTGGTTCAAAAAAATTGGGATCCCAGGAAGAGGCATCTTGGAAACTAAGAGTGGCTTTTTTAGTTTCTCCCCATTTCCATTCGCATATCCCTTGTTTGTTGCGGATCTCTGCATTTTTAGGAATTTTTTGTACAGCCTGTTTGGAAGTTTTTAAACAGTCGGAATAGTTATGAGTTTGAATATAAACATTACACAACCCCACATAAGCGTTGGGATTTGTATCAGAGAGCGAAATGGATTTTTTGAAACTCTCTTCACTTTCTTTCAGTTTACCATTTAGTAACTGGGCATTTCCAAGAAAAGACCATACAGATCCATTTTGTGGTTGTAACTCAGTGGCTTTTTTGAATTCAGAAGTTGCCTCTGCATAATTCTTTTTTGCTAAGAAGTCATTCCCTCGTTGGATGAGAGATGCAATCTTAGTGGAAAGTTTGGCATCTTTTGCGGTTTTTAATTCAGGATTGAGTTTTTCCGCTCTTGCAAAGTAAGCTTCTGCTTCCTCATATCTTTTTAGTTCTAAACAAAGATCCCCTAACTGGTTTAACAATTCAATGGGATAAGGAAATTCTGTTTTGGTTTCCAAAGACTTTAGTACCACAAGGCTTTCTTGGTAACGACCCAAGTTTTTTAAAAGTAGGCCAGTTTTGTAAGTATAGATGGTTTCTTCTGGTTTTAGTTGGCTTAAGGTTTGGTAAGTAGAAAGTGCTTCTTCATTTTCTCCCAAAGTGGATTGAACCGTTCCAAGTCCAATGAGGAGTTTTTCATTTTTGGGCTCTAAGTTTTTGCCTTTTTCATAAGCAAGTTTTGCGTTTTCATATTCACCTAACTGGTAATAGGAAGATCCAAGTAGAGAATAACCATCAATGAGTTCAAAAGTTTGAATGGAGGCCTTTGCTTTTTCTAAAGCAACATCCATATTTCCTTTTTGGAATTCGTTACTACCTTCCGCGACAAGTTCCCTTGCTTCTTCAATTTTTTGGCGATCCGATACATCGGATTTTTCCACCACGGAATCTTTTACGGAAACGGGTTTAAAGTCGCGAGATTGGCAGCCGACAAAAAGAACGACGGTAAAACATAAAAAACTAAGTTGTCTCATTTTTGGAGCCTTTCCTCAAACTTAACCATATCAGGATATCGTATTTTTAAACCTCGAAGAGGTGTGCCCGTTATAGGCGCGTTATGTGGAGTTAAAACTCCTAAATTCCAAAAAGTTTCGAAATTCCATGGAAGTTCTTCCACGGTTTTATTTCCCAAAGACAATCGAATCATCTTTTTTTCGATGTCGGTAGAAAGTTTGATACTTCTGCCTTTGAGTTCATCCTCTTTGTTCCAACGATACGAAGAACGAACAGGGGCTTCTTTTTCTTCCGAAGAAAACTTAATGATATGGAAGTCTGTTTTATCGACATAGACAAGAATGGCATTTTGATTGTGATCAGTAAAAGAAAGGCCAACGGCACCATTCAAATCTTTCACAAGGTCTAACACCAGTTCGGCTTCGAGATAATCAGGAATGAGGTCTTCTGAATACACACCATACCAGCCGGTAGGAAGGTCTTTGTTTTTGGCAAAGGTAAGTTTGCCAGGGAATGTGGCCGAAAAATTGGGAGAAGCCGATG
The sequence above is drawn from the Leptospira sp. WS4.C2 genome and encodes:
- a CDS encoding tetratricopeptide repeat protein, with the translated sequence MRQLSFLCFTVVLFVGCQSRDFKPVSVKDSVVEKSDVSDRQKIEEARELVAEGSNEFQKGNMDVALEKAKASIQTFELIDGYSLLGSSYYQLGEYENAKLAYEKGKNLEPKNEKLLIGLGTVQSTLGENEEALSTYQTLSQLKPEETIYTYKTGLLLKNLGRYQESLVVLKSLETKTEFPYPIELLNQLGDLCLELKRYEEAEAYFARAEKLNPELKTAKDAKLSTKIASLIQRGNDFLAKKNYAEATSEFKKATELQPQNGSVWSFLGNAQLLNGKLKESEESFKKSISLSDTNPNAYVGLCNVYIQTHNYSDCLKTSKQAVQKIPKNAEIRNKQGICEWKWGETKKATLSFQDASSWDPNFFEPKLNLAYVLIDSGRFDEALDVLKKAESHPKAKKEEIRKAKILAESQKFIADGDAYLRQGKRKQAFDEYGKAMGVNPENPAAQNAFGRAYFAFGEYKKSEGSYLEAYRMDATNPGALQGLARVYAKTGESKKEKEYIKKLEILSATDPFSAITLGRIAEDASKWEEAESIYMGLKKKFPNNDAVDYRLGSLYYKRAVEENSKENYVRANEFIQKSKKYTKDIPELIETEKTVAENSRFAEILPFVKEGNSLFNRKKYIEAVSPYQKAYDRVPKASLLVKIAECYIEKGEEEKGLSILENAVRTNKENAISFKEGIYSFYYKKGELKRAEDGFYDILREKPDSYYAYYMLGLVTMKRKNYEAAIGEFDRSILVNPNFAPSNVAKGLAFYKLGQMENAKREFEKARVKDSEFGLSSYNLAIAYFNEDLTKESKTILESIRKSDPDFMDGEIQLAYIYFKENKLEEAEKIIDRVLKEEPSAEALFAQFRILDAKQKQSPSDKVKAKRNQVKEKILREYGETKYARLLPSDALDDEPLHVTDLNLSGTPVSTPIVYPNRIIVNYGTALVGYDRITKELVWKQYTSTPYQLLVAGKELVGISNDSATKIYPESGKMSFKKQILVGWKVKQGSAVGNGFLLLLEKEKGNDRKIVRTNPNLEIEEEWNGNDFLSFSHTAEGKLFVLRDLKKEFQIQVFVLGSSSNSDKDKKVSNPVAKKDTKESAQIIGCLEDSCLVQLGNQIYEGTEKAKLYSLGNTDTIRSVVKNPESLLINTENTAYLWKGGSKWKDSYSIEGDFYYPLDGLVVEGRSKELLLIKGREKTPVPWKGDRDGLRISTVTVD